The Oryctolagus cuniculus chromosome 5, mOryCun1.1, whole genome shotgun sequence genome includes a region encoding these proteins:
- the CCDC167 gene encoding coiled-coil domain-containing protein 167 isoform X1 codes for MTKKKRENLGVALEIDGLEEKLSQCRRDLEAVNTRLHRAELSPEARRSLEKEKNSLMSKASSYEKELKLLRQENRKNTLLSVAIFVLLALIYTCWAIPSCPQSWQKKCSLCSRGRRGDLKWPCGGPWGAWS; via the exons ATCGACGGGCTGGAGGAAAAGCTCTCCCAGTGTCGGCGAGACCTGGAGGCCGTGAACACCAGGCTCCACAGGGCGGAGCTGAGCCCAGAGGCCAG AAGATCTCTGGAGAAGGAGAAGAACAGCCTGATGAGCAAAGCCTCCAGCTACG AGAAGGAGCTGAAGCTGCTGCGGCAGGAAAACCGAAAGAACACGCTGCTCTCAGTGGCCATCTTCGTCCTCCTGGCCCTCATCTACACCTGCTGGGCCAT ACCATCCTGCCCTCAATCATGGCAGAAAAAATGCAGTCTTTGCAGCAGAGGGCGGCGTGGGGACTTGAAGTGGCCATGTGGAGGTCCCTGGGGAGCGTGGAGTTAA